tttaaaattttaacataagaacAACCATCcttaacattattttgattatgGAGAAGATTAATGCATATTCTACGCCTCTTTCCAAACATCCAGTGCACAATGAGTAGAAGTCAGTAGTAaatgttatcataaaaaaaagttatttgattaaCAACAGATTTAatgaaagcagtttttaaaatcacatttgtattatttattgtacCAAAAATGAGTTATTTCTCAATCTTGTTTTGCCTTAAGTAGAAAATTCGATATTAGAAGTATCATAGAATAATGCAATTCTTTTCTTTCGAACTTTGCAAGGtcaaatcaaaatgtaattaaccgatcaaatttaaattttttcaatttaattaaactaatatcaaaatttaattaatcgatattattacagatatttaaataacCTGAAAATTCGAACACATCAGAAAGTGACACTACATCAATgaaaaatcattaacaaaatttcatctttgcaaatattaaacaagtaaaatgttaaaaatcgtGCCTGAGTTGTTCCCAGATTCTGACGAATGCATTCTCCAATTCAGTCACACAATTTGGCATCAGAATCACGACCAGGTCAAGAACTGCGAGGGCCCATGAATAAGGAAATTTTCGGGAGGGATTTCTCCCTCTTCAATTTCCAATATAGGGTACCTTTAATTTTCACCTTTaggatacattttattttaattaaatctctaaatAATTAGTCTTTGGAATAGTACTTACAGTTTAAAATGAAACAACAAGTAATGATGGACACACGTTATTGTCGAACAAACATGTAATTGACGAAGAACATTAGCTTCTATATATGacacttaataaatttaaatttagaaatttgtaattttctaatttaaagttaAGGCGAATGTTTTTATCTTGAAacattgccgcattgaagaaagacagtcgaatttccatggccgaatggtcatggcactggtctcatgatcaagagacctgggttcgaatcccgctagagacaatgcgattaatagtatatgtaaatacttaattccttgattttatgttttcctttatttcatgttccagaagatactggacatttctttagtttactagacaagtgttctggacttttcttactgtctccagaagagtattctggaactttctctactagtataaaagcagaagatttgtcagttactgtgttcAGTTCTACTGCAAGCATCCACCACCAAGAACCACGGAATGTCCATGGCATTCAAGGAACGCCAAGCTACGTTGATCCAACTTCTCGCCATTACAGGAGATAGCTTCAGTTGGAAGCGGGCTCTCCTAAACCTCCACCATTCAGTTACtgtgttcagagttcagttaataaattggtttagctctatctcttgtgtgtgtcattgagttctatactatagttctacgtgacaatatcaattttgtttgcggaaagttgaatttttaagctATAATTGATCATATATAACGCATTCATGAATCAAAccatcagaaatattttgaaaaagttgatTGAGTTTCATATTATAATCTACCTTCACAGATATTTTCAACAATGTTATTAGAATTAAAAGTAGattgttataattcaaaaaataaacattttgaatttggatattttttcttatatttaactaATCCGACATATGGTCAATAGACCATGGCCTTTGTTTTGCCAAGTTTTTTCGACATCACAAATCCCATTCCCAAATTATCAGATCCTTGtaaaatgtaagaattaattacaaattttttaatacaaaataaatattcgtaAGCAAAATTTGCCACGAATATTGATTTGTAGATCTGTCAGTCAACTACTAAAAAATTTGAACCGCTATAATCTGcaagtaaattaaaaaacatgaaaaaacaaattgaagataataatctgaaagttaaatattatttgattttaatatgaataaattcgaGAAAAATAGCGTGTTTTTATCAAATGAAGGCAAAAATAAGCTggaaaatgtagcaaaaatacTAACAGAAAAAATCTTGAGTCCAGGGGTCCTAAGGCCCCTATATTGCCTGCTAACAAACTGGCCCTGATTACAacagatttttatagaaaacGAATAAAAGGGGGGGagtaaatttttttgtcttttcaataTAATCAACCCATTACAATTGCGTCCGACGTTATATAATAAATGAAGCAAGATCAATAATTCTTATCTTTGGTTAAATAAACTGATGGTCAGTTcaggattattttatattaaaaggtcttttcagaatgaaatagaaaaacattaatttttgctttaGGCTTTCATCTAGtatacttttatcattttaactCTATACATGATACATACATTCTTCTACTCTGTATGGTCACTTTTCCtgcaagtaattaatattttattttcctgtcCAGTATAAATATCTGCGTCTACCTCTtttgttctataaaaaaaaacaagaccTTCCCATTTAGTTTGAAAGTCCCTTTGATTAGAACTTAATTtagttttgaatgtttttaatgttttaattttcgtatatggcatttaaaaaaataaataaatataaacaaaagtgtaaaattatttttaaattttaattactactttgaaattaatttttcaggataaaagaaataaaagcttttttcaatttaattaaatattctaatgtaAAAATTGACAGGACTTTTCTCTTCAGTTGGTCAgccaattgttaaaaaaatgaccaCAAGCAAACGAAATAAATCAAAagcatgaagaaaaaaattcctttgaataatgtcctgaaatttaaattatatttaatttcaattaattcaagtgtatttctttataaaagaaataaaagaactaAATTAAATTACCAGGATAAcacataagaaaaagaaatcttgaaaCTTTTGCCCTCTCCCAAAGAAGTGTAATATCTATACACATTTGTTTATTTGGTTATCGTATCCTATATGGTTGAAATGACGCTcaataattatagtttaaacaAACCAATGCAAAGTttacttttattgcttttatattcaCTCTTTTGAAAGATTTAGTTAAATAATAGTTGAAACTCTTAGAATTACatctattactttttattttaaaaagtccgATTGCTCTTTAAACTCTTTTATGCAAAATACACTTGTATAAAAcccttttatttaatgatttttttgttttattgaattatgattttagtttaatgaatttttttttagcccttaaaataaattatatacaaatgcaaattttcatGTACCATACTGAAATATCAGTTTTCACATCAAATGAAGAGAATGATTCGGATATCTTGATAATATAAAACACTCTCGTCAATTTCAAGTAATCAATAAATATGacgtttatgaaaaaaaaatccatttacggatatttacatcaaaaaaaattcatacacaaGCGTTTTAAAAGggggaggtgaaattttttaGCTCCTTCTGATTATAGAATTTATATGCTTCAGAAACTGCAATTCTGTAtcatgaactaaaaaaaaaaacaatttctaaaaaaaacttttgaacattttttttgtttgtgtgtgtgtgtgtatgtgattTAGGAATGATGGCAtcaaaacatagaaatatattcaACTGAAACAAAATCtcgaaaatcatttattattgataGAGTGGTTTcaagtgttttaaatattttttcagcaaacTACAACTAAAGTTAAGTTAATTGACGTccgtaaaatataatttcattcattgtcTTCTAGTTCTATTGACATGACTATATGAAATTCCACCcattataaagcaaataattgaaatttatactgTATATATGATGATATATGAAACTATGATATGATATATGATATATACTGTATATATGATGATATATGAGGGTATATGAAATTCCACCCATTCTAaagcaaataattgaaatttatactgTATATATTAACATGATATGACCAAAAGTATTTTCGTTAACAGTCTTTCGACCTTTTTAAAGTACTATATGATTGAACTCCCGTTTTACAATAAACGGTGATGGGggtgtagcggattgttatgagcggggatagaacctgtgaccttgtagttcgcagcctagtaacatgaccacgatacaaaagcaattgctcgggtagcgtagctgttaactggcttataagcatTCACCACAGAcactccctccagtgagtcggaggtgagacgaacgatatggctgttgattggtgatgtattagctgttgattctaatgcacctgtacccatttgagcatttgagtagcgccaagcgttatggagtggttgctgttgctgcgtcaattCAATCTGACAACTTTGGGTGTCTGcagcctttttgtgttgctgcgtcaagtgagtctgacgactttggtttgctgtgggtaaatggcgccacaacagctgtacgaagattGAGGGTTCATCattcgaggtcaccaatgtagcgaattgttatgagcgaagatagaacctgggaccttgtggttcgcagcccagtaacatgaccacgacataaaagcaattgctcgggtagcgtagctattaactggcttataagctttcaccacagggGCATTTGGAGGACTAgccaaaaattagtaaaaaaaaaaaatatttgaactgaaTATATCTTTGCATACTACCGTCGCGCCATCtgtataaaaaaagagtttttgtgAAAACAGTGAGTTGAGTGGCAAGCAGCCGGGAAGAGATGTGTATATCATCGGCTCCCGTCAAATTATTGAGTGTAGATTAAAAGTGAATTACAGTCCGCTAAATGagcatttatttattgagtttaaGTTCTTTTCATGACCAACGACGACATGTGGTCCGCTCGTACGGAGtgaaacagtttaaatttatCAATGAGAGAAATCATTATCAAAATCTTTTATAGTCACAATTCTATGGCTCAGCTTGACCAAAAAATTCAACTCTAAGTAGGGGGTGGTGGATGGATCTTGCctgtttctttcaaaaaataagtaGGAAACAATACAGAAGTAATAAAGAAAACAGCAACAAGATCCTTTGTAGAAAagataagttaattaaaaaaatttgtttgcctttaaaaaaaacaaataattgaaacaatctaGTTTCTCTAGAAAACCTGGAACCAACAGTTGTTCACATCATGCATTACAAAAATGCGCGTATTCATAAATGTTCACCGCAAAAAGCTTCTCCTCCACAAGCAACCATACATCTAGAGCGTCTttcccccatttccatcactaccGAAATAAAGCACGTCCATCGTCTGAGCTACTTCCCCCTCTTTTGAACTAGCAACGGAtcaagcgtcctccggttaacgagcCTCACTGATTCCGAAAAGTTTCTTTCCCCAttgttattttaagttaatttcagCAGACGAAAGTCTGAaactcgaaaaataaaataaatctattaattaaattgagcTAAAGCGTAATATTTGAATTATCTCTCTAGAAACAAACTCAATTATTCTCGCATTAACTAGTGTCAAAGAAGGAAAACCGGCGTTCCGTAAGTTTAATATTTCAGCCATAGCCATACAACTAAACATTCTGTTCTAAACTTTccttcataattataatttttataacataagttGTCAGTGATTGTAAAATGATGTCGGCTTCTATTGGACAAATTGGACCTCCTATGCATCCTGGAATGCCACCACAACAACAGCCTCCGCCACCTCCTCAGCCAAGTCATGTACAGCAACAAATTGAACTCAAATATGATAATGTTAGTAAAGTAAAAACTCTGATTTGGTCTCTGAAAAATTCTTTTGCGGTAAGTTTATGAATGTTGTCATAACGATTTTGTAAATTAGAGCACTTTGTTTGGGATTCTGTTActataattttcatattctatTTGTAAAATAAGCTGCATATGTTACTTAACAATCTTTGTCAAATGTAAAATTTACTatcatttaacaaattatatttttatgtacaaaaataaaacgaCTCAAGTTTGTTGCAAGATTTTGTCAAGagtaattaattatgaaatgtttttgtcTTTGATATTGAACTGAAACTGAATTATATGACAGgtcaatatttctttatttctaaagcaTGATAATTTTGGGGGGTAATTTCTTATTATAGTAACACTTTGAACTTACTTATTTACCTTAGgaatatgagccgtttattttgaaagtggggcaagtccatttttgaaaaaaatggagataataacagttatagataaaacttgttacaatctttttatgagtaaaaaatttatagtaaaaaaatatttagattctagtattttgatggaagttttagctcttaacagtattgaaaatctgtttattttgaaagtggtgcaagtccatcttagattgaaattatatttaaccaaatatattacggcaaaatttagctccggctgatctatggtgaaggaaatgtggccgtttgacatcatggtatttctatttttgatattgaaaattggTGGTTGTACagtgttttataaataataaaaagtatatcttaattttgtgtgtcgataataatgtttacttccatcactgattattcagtccagtgacaacgaaataaatatcattgatcacaaatttttactatcaggacattcatttctaccaaacagtcgtgattttggagtggaactatccagtaactattcaatccaaAAACCAGTTTCTTGCATATTTCCCAAGATtactattaaataatacaaaattgtcgaaaacgtaataaatttttagtacatgaaattaaacatggaaatttattttcaacccaacctctgagaaaagtggtttttaaaaaaaaaagaaaaataccgatggagaaaccgtgaattgtttaactatatgctgtatcagatttacaagggatgcactatacaaaatgttcaacaaaacttcgatagaatgagattttgaatttaaagttatcgatttgtcaacacaacgaggaagataaataattccaagtaatttcagaaatataaaagtatcttttatataagaaaaagagattcattacatctgaaaaatacaaggatatgatggatttattaccatatatacttccgttcatcatgaattttttaaaatgttaaatcttgaataaaattcaaattgattatacctacgtataaattgaaatatataatttcatggaaattcttcataaaactgaattgtttgttgttatattttctactagaatattcttggttttgtttccctttttatcaaatgaataaatatttataaaaatttgaatagtattttgtttttattcttaaaaaaaggctggtgcaactgaaatattatttcccaattaaatgaatgattgcaattattctttaattttgaaagtgagccaacttcatttaattataatggaactcttaatttttttagtccgcactgtaaacactattggattataaacttacattatctggttccacaaaatacaaaaaatattaatacttaccaatatttttaaatttattgaaacgcaaatttttaaatatctcacaatagcaaaaaatggacttgccccattttcaaaataaacggctcatatatcaAGATCACACTTATGATTTCTAGCTTTTGCAAACTAGcaaaattttgttacatatcTTGGTTGCTTGGCAATTGAATCTCAAGATCCTCTATAGTAAAAAAGGGCCTTATTTGCATGGTATGATAccttatcaatatttatttttttctgtaaacttGTGTATTGATTTCAATGTTTGCAAATTGTgccagcattttttaaaattaatattgccttattgaattgatttttattctcCTTTTAGAATGTTATGAAAGTTGCCGGTGCCAGAGTAAATCATATGGCTGCTGGGTATGTATAAGATCatgtaatttgttaaattttgtgaaaactattttttctctaatattatataaaaacattcctttaaaaatttaaaagtacaataatattttaaaagaaatttgtcataaaattgaagaaaattaaatgaattgctATTACTTTAATTCtgcttttttgttgttattattattgcttattaaaataCGGTAAACTCTgacaattttcatgaaattcaattttaaaaatagtagaaTGCAATATTAGAAAACTTAATGTACCattatagatttcttttataaatttaagtattttattcttaatgtttgtTGAGTAGATTCTACTCAAGCTTCTGATGTTCTTAATGTTTcctaaatatttagattttattattttagcaatattGTAATAGCATTTATAGTGTAATCCtttcttacaaataataaaattcactgCCTTATTTGCTctgcattttttgaatataagacggtattttttaaaaatatagttcttcAAGTTGTTACTTAAGTGATTTTGTTCTGTTTGTTTTAATAATGACTATATTTAGTATTCTATTGGTCAGGAgggaattctaatattttatgatttgatGTTTGCATGGAAGCCTTAATAGTTTGCAAATAATGTTTTCCTACACATTGACTCTGCCTAAACTGAAATCTCCTGTAATCTCTCTTTTTTGCAATTGAATTTAAATCCTGttaatttacaaaaagattttggaaaatatttccaTCATCCTTTATATTtgtcttgatattttattttcatttactatattcttttaaagaaaaactattgaAGAAGCTCCTCCTAGATTTGATAAAACCCTTGATGACTTCTTCTCCATTTGCAATCAAATTGAATTGCATTTAGTAagtaatacttatattttttaagacagattttcttcttttgtaatatttaaatctcAAGTTAGTTCTATAACTATAACTTAAGgatcaaataaaatgtaatataaaatgataaaaatttcttataatttgacttatttaaattgaaattcactGAATTTTCACCtgtgtttctaataaaaaagaattaatgaattatattaaaagagtatttgcttattttctgcacaaattagaaaacaaaataattttatttgtattgtccTGCACACGATTTTtgggcatttaaaaattaatattttctcgtTATTTTATcctataactttattatttatcacaaaaattattacTTGAGTTTTTATTaatctgataataaattttaaatgcaaagatcCCATTTTGTGCTGCACTTCatgaaatcttattttcattttcatacacAAGGTTCTTTATAGtaatatacaattataaatatatattccttgACATTCTCCTTTTTCCATGTTCTTAAGTTCAAAGGTCTTAGCAAATGTGTGCAATAACACTTTTCCAGTgtata
Above is a genomic segment from Argiope bruennichi chromosome 1, qqArgBrue1.1, whole genome shotgun sequence containing:
- the LOC129981356 gene encoding mediator of RNA polymerase II transcription subunit 29-like, with the translated sequence MMSASIGQIGPPMHPGMPPQQQPPPPPQPSHVQQQIELKYDNVSKVKTLIWSLKNSFANVMKVAGARVNHMAAGKTIEEAPPRFDKTLDDFFSICNQIELHLKAIQECTLQHKDSIQYLPLHVTLGKQDASSGPSQDVNLSYTQYVSTVKAQVNFTKSVQEILSEGVRNVTKSESN